The proteins below are encoded in one region of Clostridium sp. 'White wine YQ':
- the deoC gene encoding deoxyribose-phosphate aldolase codes for MIDQTLLKPYVTNNDFKKLCEDSKKYNFKMVAINSSATELCCKYLENSPVHVGAAIGFPLGQTTLECKIFETEDAIKKGADEIDYVINIVELKNGNYDYITTEMKNIVSICRESNVISKVIFENCYLSKDEIIKLCEIALKVKPDFIKTSTGFGTSGATLEDVKLMKSIVKDNVKVKAAGGIRNLETALQFIEAGAERLGTSAGIEIIEEFKTKFNH; via the coding sequence ATGATTGATCAAACTCTTTTAAAACCTTATGTAACTAATAATGATTTTAAAAAACTTTGTGAGGATAGTAAAAAATACAACTTTAAAATGGTAGCCATAAATTCTTCTGCTACAGAATTATGTTGCAAGTACTTAGAAAACTCACCTGTACATGTAGGTGCTGCTATTGGATTTCCACTTGGACAAACTACCCTTGAATGCAAAATCTTTGAAACAGAGGATGCTATTAAAAAAGGCGCCGATGAGATAGATTATGTAATAAATATTGTTGAACTGAAAAATGGAAACTACGACTATATAACTACTGAAATGAAAAATATCGTTTCAATTTGTAGAGAAAGTAATGTAATATCAAAAGTTATTTTTGAAAATTGTTATCTTTCAAAAGACGAAATAATAAAACTTTGTGAAATAGCTCTAAAAGTAAAACCTGATTTTATTAAGACTTCTACAGGCTTTGGTACATCTGGAGCTACATTAGAAGATGTTAAGCTTATGAAATCTATAGTTAAGGATAATGTTAAAGTAAAAGCTGCTGGAGGTATAAGAAATCTAGAAACAGCATTACAGTTTATAGAAGCTGGAGCTGAAAGATTAGGAACTAGTGCTGGAATCGAAATTATAGAGGAATTTAAGACTAAATTTAATCATTAA
- a CDS encoding nitroreductase family protein, whose product MNIIEAIYKRKSIRKYVPYNISQSDFGEVENLVKNLQSLYSEIQMKITLIKEGIKIQEISKGIIGSYGKIEAPHYMVITSEEKEGYLENIGYTLEQLVLELADRGIGTCYIGGSIKKELLKDIMEIPSNQKPIIVVAFGYPANEPELEVKEIENYKRKALEDIIIGNYEEKFREIFNLVRVAPSAINLQPWRLYVNENSIDLYANKGNILTKGLSHFSELDSGIALKHLELGCKEKNITFEIKNQKLEDKKNLKYITSVML is encoded by the coding sequence ATGAATATTATTGAAGCTATTTATAAAAGAAAATCAATAAGAAAATACGTACCTTATAACATTTCTCAAAGTGACTTTGGAGAAGTAGAAAATTTAGTAAAGAATCTTCAAAGCTTATATTCAGAAATACAGATGAAAATCACACTAATTAAAGAAGGTATAAAGATACAAGAAATAAGTAAGGGTATAATTGGGAGCTATGGAAAGATTGAAGCCCCACATTATATGGTAATTACTTCAGAAGAGAAAGAGGGCTATCTTGAGAATATAGGATATACACTAGAACAATTAGTTTTAGAATTGGCAGATAGAGGTATAGGGACATGCTATATAGGAGGATCCATTAAAAAAGAGTTGTTAAAAGATATAATGGAAATTCCAAGTAACCAAAAACCAATTATAGTAGTGGCTTTTGGATATCCAGCAAATGAGCCTGAGTTAGAAGTAAAAGAAATTGAAAATTATAAGAGAAAAGCTTTAGAGGATATAATTATTGGAAACTATGAAGAGAAATTTAGAGAAATATTTAATTTAGTTAGAGTAGCTCCTTCAGCTATAAATTTGCAGCCTTGGAGGCTATATGTAAATGAAAATAGTATAGATTTATATGCTAACAAAGGAAATATATTAACTAAAGGATTGAGTCATTTTAGTGAGTTAGATTCAGGAATTGCATTAAAGCATTTAGAACTAGGATGCAAAGAGAAAAATATAACTTTTGAGATTAAAAATCAAAAACTTGAAGACAAAAAGAATTTGAAATACATAACTTCGGTTATGTTATAA
- the gatC gene encoding Asp-tRNA(Asn)/Glu-tRNA(Gln) amidotransferase subunit GatC, with protein sequence MKITAQTVNYISKLAKLRFSKEEEIKMAKELESILTHFETIDKLDLCDIELNVFSKNLKPVLRKDEDSYFEEKEKLFANVKSLRNSTIIVPKIIE encoded by the coding sequence ATGAAAATTACTGCACAGACGGTTAATTATATTTCAAAATTAGCAAAGCTTAGATTTTCCAAAGAAGAGGAAATAAAAATGGCCAAAGAGCTTGAAAGCATATTAACTCATTTTGAAACTATTGATAAATTAGATTTATGTGATATAGAATTAAATGTTTTTTCTAAAAACTTAAAACCAGTGCTCAGAAAAGATGAAGATAGCTATTTTGAAGAAAAAGAAAAACTTTTTGCTAATGTGAAATCTCTTAGAAACTCTACAATTATTGTTCCTAAGATTATTGAATAG
- a CDS encoding MGDG synthase family glycosyltransferase, translated as MNKRILILTAATGQGHNSVAYSLKRELELQGNDVNCIESFRITGDKLDKFMTGGYEILATRTPSLFGLLYKVSNHKLTSQGLNKLIEKCTKEDILKTIEEYQPNLIISTHPLLVSVVASLKNDGSIKVPFISVVTDYKAHRAYVEENVDAYVVGSEYTKESLVYNGVEEKKVHTFGIPVKRDFLKATTNHKNDDLFTILLMGGSMGLKSMKKALKRLMLASVPLRVIAVCGNNEVLKNQLENIYSSVPLDKELVVLGYTNNIPDLMDISDVIITKPGGITVTEALTKKLPIIIPYYIPGQEEENARYLLSENIAICPDIDEIDEIIASLVRDKEKLDGMRMNIEKLSKNLSLENTLDLVETLSVG; from the coding sequence ATGAATAAAAGAATTCTAATTTTGACAGCAGCCACAGGTCAAGGACATAATTCCGTTGCATATTCGTTAAAAAGGGAATTAGAGTTACAAGGAAATGATGTTAACTGTATTGAATCATTTAGAATAACTGGAGATAAATTAGACAAGTTTATGACTGGAGGATATGAGATTTTAGCTACAAGAACTCCAAGTTTATTTGGATTATTATATAAAGTTTCAAATCATAAACTAACTAGTCAAGGTTTAAATAAATTGATTGAAAAATGTACTAAGGAAGATATATTAAAGACAATTGAAGAATATCAGCCTAATCTAATAATTTCAACTCACCCATTATTAGTTAGTGTAGTGGCATCATTAAAAAATGATGGATCTATAAAAGTACCATTTATATCAGTTGTTACAGATTATAAGGCCCATAGAGCATATGTGGAAGAAAATGTTGATGCATATGTAGTTGGCAGCGAATACACTAAAGAAAGCTTAGTTTATAATGGAGTAGAAGAGAAAAAGGTACATACCTTTGGAATTCCAGTAAAAAGGGACTTTTTAAAAGCAACTACAAATCATAAAAATGATGATTTATTTACAATACTTCTAATGGGGGGAAGCATGGGATTAAAATCCATGAAGAAAGCATTGAAAAGGTTGATGTTGGCATCAGTACCTCTAAGAGTAATAGCTGTATGCGGAAATAATGAAGTTTTAAAAAATCAGTTAGAAAATATATATTCTAGTGTACCATTAGATAAAGAATTAGTTGTATTAGGATATACAAATAATATTCCAGATTTAATGGATATTTCAGATGTCATAATCACTAAGCCAGGAGGAATAACAGTTACAGAAGCTTTAACTAAAAAATTACCAATTATAATACCTTACTATATACCAGGGCAGGAAGAGGAAAATGCAAGATATTTATTAAGTGAAAATATAGCCATTTGTCCGGATATTGATGAAATAGATGAGATAATTGCGAGCTTGGTAAGAGATAAGGAAAAGCTTGATGGAATGAGAATGAATATAGAAAAGTTGAGCAAAAATTTATCTTTAGAAAATACACTGGATTTGGTTGAAACTTTATCTGTAGGATAG
- a CDS encoding MFS transporter, whose amino-acid sequence MKRSYDFYKWRIWIILSLTFVMSLFHRSALGVVSDDIARTLNLSAIQLGNLASITFYSYAIMQIPAGILLDVYGYKKVSMFGVVFTGMGSILLGLSDKIWMAYGGRLLVGIGTSVIFISVLKAQSIWFSKEQFSKASSKLSFIGNLGGVVATFPLAAMAIMLGWRNSFYIMGLACFFVGFMVYKYVYSSPKDVGYNALGDENQIKKIKLGYALKRVIRNRATWRNFFILFSLVGCTTALTGLWGVSYFTSIYGVNKTTSAFYISFIIYGLVGGSILVGNVEKFLSDPIKTFPRISLIINTSIWIYILIIEGGKPPIKIVPYLFFIMGVFAMSLILCFTDIKEKVDSLYIGIATSIVNSGEFVGSSIISILIGYFLDFNWSGEVSNGIKVYGLVEYKIAFLIFLVISILGIIMTFIKDKEVGIEENIENCKTASYDSI is encoded by the coding sequence ATGAAAAGATCATATGATTTTTATAAGTGGAGAATATGGATAATTCTTTCGCTAACTTTTGTTATGTCATTGTTTCATAGAAGCGCATTAGGAGTAGTGTCAGATGATATAGCAAGGACATTAAATTTATCAGCTATTCAGTTAGGAAACTTAGCTTCAATAACTTTTTATAGCTACGCTATTATGCAAATACCTGCAGGAATATTACTAGATGTTTATGGATATAAAAAAGTAAGTATGTTTGGTGTAGTTTTTACTGGAATGGGTTCAATTTTACTTGGGCTTTCGGATAAAATATGGATGGCTTATGGAGGAAGACTTTTAGTTGGGATAGGAACTTCAGTAATATTTATTTCAGTGTTAAAAGCTCAATCTATTTGGTTTAGTAAGGAACAGTTTTCTAAAGCTTCATCAAAGTTATCTTTTATAGGGAATTTAGGAGGAGTAGTAGCAACATTTCCACTAGCTGCAATGGCAATAATGCTAGGTTGGAGGAATTCTTTTTATATAATGGGATTAGCTTGTTTCTTTGTCGGATTTATGGTTTACAAATATGTATATTCATCTCCAAAAGATGTTGGATACAATGCTCTGGGAGATGAAAATCAAATTAAAAAAATTAAATTAGGATATGCCTTAAAAAGGGTTATTAGAAATAGGGCAACTTGGAGAAACTTTTTTATATTATTTTCATTAGTAGGATGCACAACAGCATTGACTGGATTGTGGGGAGTTTCATATTTTACTTCAATCTATGGGGTGAATAAGACTACTTCAGCCTTTTACATATCATTTATAATTTATGGATTAGTTGGAGGGTCAATTTTAGTAGGAAATGTTGAAAAATTTCTATCTGATCCTATAAAAACTTTTCCAAGAATAAGTTTAATTATAAATACAAGTATATGGATATATATTTTAATAATCGAAGGTGGAAAGCCACCAATAAAAATAGTTCCATATTTGTTCTTCATAATGGGAGTGTTTGCTATGTCTCTTATTCTGTGTTTTACTGATATTAAAGAAAAGGTTGATAGTTTATATATAGGAATAGCTACAAGTATTGTTAATTCTGGAGAATTTGTTGGTAGTTCCATAATAAGTATTTTAATTGGTTATTTTTTAGACTTTAATTGGAGTGGTGAAGTAAGTAATGGTATAAAGGTTTATGGGTTAGTAGAATATAAGATAGCATTTTTAATTTTTTTAGTTATTTCAATACTAGGCATAATTATGACTTTTATTAAAGATAAAGAAGTAGGAATAGAGGAAAATATAGAAAACTGTAAAACTGCTTCATATGATTCTATATAA
- the gatB gene encoding Asp-tRNA(Asn)/Glu-tRNA(Gln) amidotransferase subunit GatB yields the protein MSLETIIGLEIHAELKTKSKIFCSCSTKFGAEPNHNTCPICLGIPGTLPVLNEEVVNLAIKAGTSLNCEINKLSKMDRKNYFYPDLPKAYQISQFDIPICSGGYVEIGISGKTKKIRLNRIHIEEDAGKLVHLESDGISLIDYNRAGVPLIEIVTEPDLRSPEEAVTFLRSLRSILQYGEISDCRMEQGSIRCDANISIRKLGETTLNTKVEIKNINSFKELQKALEKEEKRQKDLYSLGEQLKIKQETRRWDNTKGETILMRSKEDAHDYRFFPEPDLLPIIVTQEQINSIKCSIPEMPREKKVRFINTYGLTEREIDIILDNKELASFYEETVALGTNSKTAANWILGDILRLLKEVNGEANLFASIKVTPKALYELIMLIESGKISSTTGKEVLGEIFKTGMSANEIVNAKDLAQISNTNELEQIIAQVLDTNPQSISDFTSGKTQSAVFLMGQVMKLSKGKANPKLAKEMLYIKLEERYK from the coding sequence ATGAGTTTAGAAACAATCATCGGCCTTGAAATACATGCTGAATTAAAAACCAAATCTAAAATCTTCTGCTCTTGCTCTACTAAGTTTGGTGCAGAACCCAACCATAATACCTGCCCGATATGTCTTGGTATTCCAGGCACTCTTCCTGTTCTTAATGAAGAAGTTGTAAATTTAGCAATTAAGGCTGGAACCTCATTAAACTGTGAAATTAATAAATTAAGCAAAATGGATAGAAAGAATTACTTCTACCCTGATTTACCTAAAGCTTATCAAATATCACAATTTGATATACCTATTTGCTCTGGTGGATATGTCGAGATAGGGATAAGTGGAAAAACTAAAAAAATACGATTAAATAGAATTCATATTGAAGAAGATGCTGGAAAACTAGTTCATTTGGAATCTGATGGAATATCATTAATAGATTACAATCGTGCAGGTGTTCCTTTAATTGAAATAGTAACTGAACCTGATCTTCGTTCTCCAGAAGAAGCTGTCACATTCTTAAGGTCTCTTAGAAGTATACTTCAATATGGTGAAATATCTGACTGCAGAATGGAACAAGGATCTATAAGATGTGATGCTAACATTTCCATAAGAAAACTTGGAGAAACTACGTTAAATACAAAAGTGGAAATTAAAAATATCAACTCTTTTAAGGAACTTCAAAAAGCTCTTGAAAAAGAAGAAAAACGTCAGAAGGATTTATATTCTTTAGGTGAGCAGCTTAAAATAAAACAAGAAACTAGAAGGTGGGATAATACTAAAGGCGAAACTATACTTATGAGAAGTAAGGAAGATGCTCATGATTATAGATTTTTCCCTGAACCAGATTTACTCCCTATAATAGTTACTCAAGAACAAATTAATTCAATTAAATGCTCTATACCTGAAATGCCTAGAGAAAAAAAGGTAAGATTTATTAATACATATGGCTTAACAGAAAGAGAAATTGATATAATTCTGGACAATAAAGAGTTAGCTTCTTTTTATGAGGAAACTGTTGCTCTTGGCACTAATTCAAAGACTGCTGCTAATTGGATTCTTGGTGATATATTAAGATTATTAAAAGAAGTAAATGGCGAAGCTAATTTATTTGCTTCAATAAAAGTTACTCCTAAAGCTTTATATGAATTAATAATGCTTATAGAATCTGGAAAGATAAGTTCTACTACTGGAAAAGAGGTATTAGGTGAAATATTTAAAACAGGTATGTCAGCAAATGAAATAGTTAATGCTAAAGACTTGGCTCAAATTAGTAATACTAATGAATTAGAACAGATAATTGCTCAAGTTCTAGATACTAATCCTCAATCAATATCTGACTTTACTTCTGGTAAAACTCAGTCTGCTGTTTTTTTAATGGGGCAAGTAATGAAACTTTCTAAAGGAAAAGCAAATCCAAAACTAGCTAAAGAAATGCTTTATATAAAATTAGAAGAAAGATATAAATAG
- the gatA gene encoding Asp-tRNA(Asn)/Glu-tRNA(Gln) amidotransferase subunit GatA — translation MNIETMEATEIIKGIKEKLFSCEEVITSLFERIKTFEPKVQAYLKLCEESAIVQARTIDEKIRTGIPTGKLAGIPIAIKDNICTDGITTTCASRMLEDFIPPYDATIVKRLLSEDAILIGKTNMDEFAMGSSTENSAFKVTKNPWNLLRVPGGSSGGSAAAVAAGLATLSIGSDTGGSIRQPASFCGVVGFKPTYGLVSRYGLIAFSSSLDQIGPLAKSVKDAALTLEVIQGNDPLDSTTCNGEIQKDYLSSIESGIKKMKVGIPKEFFRNGLNKEIKDSIFNAIEKLKNLGAVVEEISLPITEEGLSAYYIISSAEASSNLARFDGIRYGYRPKEFTNSHDLIERSRTEAFGSEVKRRIMLGTYALSSGYYDTYYKRAQKLKKKIQEEFKKVFEKYDVIISPVSPTLAFKLGDKIQDPLSMYLSDIYNVNINIAGLPAISIPSGISNDGLPIGMQIIGPHYSEEKMFKIAYALEQELKISTLAPI, via the coding sequence ATGAATATTGAAACAATGGAAGCAACTGAAATAATTAAAGGGATTAAAGAAAAACTTTTTTCTTGTGAAGAAGTTATTACTTCCCTTTTTGAAAGAATTAAAACTTTTGAACCGAAAGTGCAAGCATATCTAAAACTATGTGAAGAGAGTGCAATTGTTCAAGCAAGAACTATTGATGAAAAGATTAGAACTGGCATACCTACTGGGAAACTTGCAGGTATCCCGATTGCAATAAAAGATAATATCTGTACAGATGGAATAACTACCACTTGTGCCTCAAGAATGCTAGAAGATTTTATCCCGCCTTATGACGCTACCATAGTCAAAAGACTATTGAGTGAAGATGCAATACTAATTGGTAAAACAAATATGGACGAATTTGCTATGGGTTCTTCCACTGAAAATTCTGCTTTTAAAGTAACTAAAAATCCTTGGAATCTTTTGAGAGTCCCTGGCGGTTCTTCTGGTGGTTCAGCTGCAGCTGTTGCTGCTGGTTTAGCTACTCTCTCAATTGGTTCAGATACTGGTGGTTCTATTAGGCAGCCTGCTTCATTTTGCGGTGTAGTTGGATTTAAACCTACTTACGGATTAGTTTCTAGATATGGACTTATTGCTTTTAGCTCTTCCCTTGATCAAATAGGGCCGTTAGCAAAATCAGTTAAAGATGCCGCATTAACTTTAGAAGTAATTCAAGGAAATGATCCATTAGACTCCACTACTTGTAATGGAGAAATTCAAAAAGACTATTTGTCTTCAATTGAATCTGGTATTAAAAAAATGAAAGTAGGAATTCCGAAGGAATTTTTCAGAAATGGACTTAATAAAGAAATAAAGGATTCAATTTTTAATGCAATTGAGAAATTAAAAAATTTAGGAGCAGTAGTTGAAGAGATTTCGCTCCCTATTACCGAAGAAGGTTTATCAGCATATTATATTATTTCTTCAGCTGAAGCAAGTTCAAACCTTGCTAGATTTGATGGTATTAGATATGGCTATAGACCAAAAGAATTTACTAACTCTCACGATTTAATTGAAAGAAGCAGAACTGAAGCTTTTGGTTCTGAAGTAAAAAGAAGAATAATGCTTGGAACATATGCACTTTCTTCTGGTTACTATGATACTTATTACAAAAGAGCTCAAAAACTTAAAAAGAAAATTCAAGAAGAATTTAAGAAGGTTTTTGAAAAATATGATGTAATTATAAGTCCTGTATCTCCAACTTTGGCATTTAAGCTCGGTGATAAGATTCAAGATCCATTATCAATGTATTTAAGTGATATATATAATGTTAACATTAATATTGCTGGCTTACCTGCAATTTCAATCCCTTCTGGAATAAGTAATGATGGGTTACCAATTGGTATGCAAATAATTGGTCCTCATTATAGTGAGGAAAAAATGTTTAAGATAGCTTATGCTTTAGAGCAAGAATTAAAAATTTCTACCCTTGCACCAATTTAG
- a CDS encoding PucR family transcriptional regulator, with translation MYITYDDLLSLPQMKKAKVVSGEKGLDKFIEWSHVVELPDAFSWINSGELIFTTGIGLENHEKDLLRIVEELYKKSAAGLVLVMGPYIKEIPSSVKALSNKCLIPILEIPYEIRAIDITYSMSRILFDNYIKDKSMNDLMRELIYQEFNEEFYERAVYYGYNPQNKYVASTIQVDNLLDDLLSNKSIVDSKNLDIGAAILNIVRCIANKYKKSIFYILQGTNLIYFLPISNEDQWDIEINKINNEIRDTVSKKLKGLTVSIGIGEPCNDLKYFKRSVGEAQKALKILKACERSNDLRSYKELGIYRIFFRARDNEELMSIYNGVLKNLIEYDKKNNSDLVHTLDIFLAEDCNIGKTAEELFIHRNTLKYRITRIQEVLSCDFENVNECFTLRLAYKIKKFIGYVEPSLL, from the coding sequence ATGTATATTACCTATGATGATTTATTAAGTTTGCCACAAATGAAAAAGGCTAAAGTTGTTTCAGGAGAAAAAGGGCTAGATAAATTTATTGAATGGAGCCATGTAGTTGAACTGCCAGATGCATTTAGCTGGATTAATTCTGGAGAGCTAATATTTACTACAGGAATAGGACTTGAAAACCATGAAAAAGATTTACTTCGAATAGTAGAAGAATTGTATAAAAAAAGTGCTGCTGGATTAGTTCTAGTGATGGGCCCGTATATAAAGGAAATTCCAAGTTCAGTTAAAGCATTATCAAATAAATGCTTGATTCCGATTTTAGAAATCCCATATGAAATTAGAGCAATTGATATAACATACAGCATGAGCAGAATATTGTTTGATAATTATATTAAAGATAAATCAATGAATGACTTGATGCGTGAACTTATTTACCAAGAATTTAATGAAGAATTTTATGAGAGAGCTGTATACTATGGATATAATCCACAAAATAAGTATGTTGCTTCAACAATTCAAGTGGACAACTTACTTGATGATCTGCTAAGTAATAAATCAATAGTAGATAGTAAAAATTTAGATATTGGGGCAGCTATATTAAATATAGTTAGATGTATCGCTAATAAGTATAAGAAGAGTATATTTTATATTTTGCAAGGAACTAATTTGATATACTTTTTGCCAATAAGTAATGAAGATCAATGGGATATTGAGATAAATAAAATTAATAATGAGATAAGAGATACTGTTTCTAAAAAACTGAAAGGGTTAACAGTAAGTATAGGTATAGGGGAACCCTGTAATGACTTAAAGTATTTCAAAAGAAGTGTAGGGGAAGCACAAAAGGCACTTAAAATATTAAAAGCTTGTGAAAGAAGTAATGATTTAAGAAGCTATAAGGAACTGGGGATATATAGAATATTTTTTAGGGCGAGAGATAATGAGGAGTTAATGAGTATATATAATGGAGTTCTCAAAAATTTAATTGAATATGACAAAAAAAATAATAGTGATTTAGTACACACATTAGATATATTCTTAGCAGAAGATTGTAATATAGGTAAAACAGCAGAGGAATTGTTTATACACAGAAACACATTAAAATATAGAATTACAAGGATACAGGAAGTTTTATCATGTGATTTTGAGAATGTTAACGAATGTTTTACTTTAAGACTAGCTTATAAAATAAAGAAATTTATTGGATATGTGGAACCTAGTTTATTATAA
- a CDS encoding late competence development ComFB family protein — MIKNCMEDIVNNVITTVLDDYKDICKCGKCVDDIKAIALNNLKPLYAVTSEGMVYSKMKELENQFRIDVINQLINATEMVLKNPKH; from the coding sequence ATGATTAAAAATTGCATGGAAGACATAGTTAATAATGTAATAACAACAGTTTTAGATGATTATAAAGATATATGTAAATGTGGAAAGTGTGTTGATGATATTAAGGCAATTGCACTTAATAACCTAAAGCCATTGTACGCAGTTACCAGTGAAGGAATGGTATATTCTAAAATGAAAGAATTAGAAAATCAGTTTAGGATAGATGTTATAAATCAATTGATTAATGCGACTGAAATGGTACTTAAAAATCCAAAGCATTAA
- a CDS encoding HAD family hydrolase gives MNNTELVIFDMDGLMFDTEVISARAWYEAGQSFGYELDKDFLFGFIGMNVNSIGNAFRKAYGDEFPFVEVNKFQKEKLEDILDTEGFEIKKGLLEILDYLDEKNIKKAVATSSGRVKATKLISKAGVLDRFDTIVCGDEVTKGKPDPEIFLKACSKLNVAPENALVLEDSERGLLAANAGNIKCLVIPDLIEISNENKHLASSIIESLVDIIELELI, from the coding sequence ATGAATAATACCGAATTGGTAATATTTGATATGGATGGTTTAATGTTTGATACAGAGGTAATATCAGCGAGAGCTTGGTATGAAGCTGGACAATCATTTGGATATGAATTGGACAAAGACTTCTTATTTGGATTTATTGGAATGAATGTAAATTCTATTGGAAATGCGTTTAGAAAGGCTTATGGCGACGAGTTCCCATTTGTGGAAGTTAATAAATTTCAAAAAGAAAAATTGGAAGATATATTAGATACTGAGGGATTTGAAATTAAAAAAGGGCTTTTAGAAATATTAGACTATTTAGATGAGAAAAACATTAAAAAGGCTGTAGCTACTTCAAGCGGTAGAGTGAAAGCGACAAAATTAATATCAAAAGCTGGAGTTTTAGATAGATTTGATACTATTGTTTGTGGAGATGAAGTTACAAAAGGAAAACCAGATCCTGAAATATTTTTAAAGGCTTGTAGCAAGCTTAATGTTGCACCTGAAAATGCACTAGTATTAGAGGATTCTGAAAGAGGACTTTTAGCTGCTAATGCTGGAAATATTAAGTGTTTAGTAATTCCTGATTTAATAGAGATTTCAAATGAAAATAAACATCTTGCTTCTTCAATTATAGAGAGTTTAGTAGATATTATAGAATTGGAATTGATATAA